GATGAGGACAATGAAGTACGGGATGAGCAACGCCATGTCGAAGGCGTTGGCCTGGTAGAGCCCGCGGAAGGTGGTGTCGAGAAAATGGGTGCGGAAATATTGTCCGAAGCCGCGCGGCGCGGCGAACACGGCCAACATGGGGACTGCAAGTATCAGTGCGATGCTCCGGTACAGCAGACGATCACGGGCAAGCCGCCCGGGCAACGGTACAAACAATTGATTGTAACCGAAATTGGATGCCGCCTGCGTCAGTCGAGTTCGAGCGCGGTTCGAATTTTTTCGGCAATGGCGCCCATGGATTCGGCGGAAAGAGTTCCGGCCGGAGGATAGTGCAAGTCGATACGCTCCACGGTCGTGACCTGATCGCACTTGGCCCATGAGTCGGTTCGTAAGCCGCCTTGGCCCGCCGGAATGCGTGGGCGAATTGAATAAACCTGGCGCCTGACGCGCGTTATCGGCACGACACATACATCGTACGAGAAGCTGTTGAGCGAATTCGAGGAAATGACGACTACGGGCCGGGGCTTGTCCATGTCAGCGATATAAACCTCGCCACGGCGGGGAAACCACTCGGCGGGAATTTTGGCCATGGCTCAGTCCCTGGAGCGCGCGCGCTTGGATGCTTTGCTGAAAGCCTTGCGTTCAGCCCGCTCGTCAGGATCGGGTTTGCGGAAAAAAGCGGCCGCTTCGCGCGCAAGCTGCTCGTATCTCTCGGCTCGCAGACCGCGCTTGACCAATTCATTGACGCGATCGCTCACGGAGCGACCGTTCTTGGACTTGGCAACAGCCGCAATCACGTCGGCGTCAAATGTGATGCTTCTCGCAGTTTTCATACTATAAATTATACGGCGAAAATAGGACTAATTCAGAAAATAGGTGCGGTAGAGCGTGTCGCGCCGCACCGGGCGGAAGCCGGCGTCGCGGATCATGTGGCGGAGTTCTTCCTCGGTGGTGCAGTTGGCGACCCCGGCGGAGCGCACCACGTTTTCCTCGATCATCACCGAGCCGACATCGTTGCCGCCGAAGCGCAGCCCGAGCTGGCAGACCTTCAGGCCCTGCGTTACCCAGCTCGATTGCACGTTGAGGAAGTTGGAGAGGAACAGGCGCGAGACGGCCAGCACCTTGAGGTATTCGACCGCGGTGGCCTCGTCCCAGCCGCGCCCGCCCAGCGCCGTGTTCTTTGGCTGAAAGCTCCACGGGATGAAGGCGGTGAAGCCGCCGGTTTCTTCCTGCAGGTCGTAGAGGCGCTGCAGGTGGTTGACGCGGTGCTCGATGGTCTCGCCGACTCCGAACATCATGGTGGCGGTGGTGCGCATGCCGAGCTGGTGCGCGGTGCGGTGAACGTTGAGCCAGTCGCCAGTAAGGCATTTGAGGCGCGCGATGCGGTAGCGGACCTCATCGTCCAGAATTTCGGCGCCACCGCCGGGAATGGAGTCGAGCCCGGCGTCGCGCAGGCGGGCGATGGTGTCGCGGATGGTGAGCCCGCTGTATTCGGCGATGGCGATGATCTCCGACGCCGAGTAGCAGTGCAGGTGGACGCGCGGGAAGCGCTGCTTGATGCCGCGCAGCATTCCTTCGTGCCAGTCGATCTTCAGGTCGGGATGCAGGCCGCCCTGCATGAGCACGCCGGTGCCACCGAGCTGCACGGTCTCGGCGATTTTTTCGTAGATGGTGTCGTAATCGAGGATGTAGCCTTCGGCGGCCATCTTGCCCTTCAGCGGCCGGTAGAAGGCGCAGAAGGTGCAGTACTCGGTGCAGAAGTTGGTGTAATTGATGTTGCGGTCGATGATGTAGCTGACGATGCCGTCGGGATGCAGACGGCGGCGCATGGCGTCGGCATCCAGGCCGAGGCCGATCAGGTCGTCGGAGCGAAAAAAGTCGAGCGCTTGAGCGTTGGTCAGCGACATCGCGTGTCTCGGTCCGTCGGTCTATCAGTCTATCAGCCGATCAGGTATCGGTTGTCGGTTGTCGGTACCGAAGACTGACAATCCGGCTTCACTCCTTCGGCTTCTTCGCGCCCGCCGTGTGCTGGTGCGCAATGATCTGTTCTTTGATCTTTTCGTAGTCGCTCTTGCTGACGATCTTCCTGCTCACCAGCTCGTTCTTGGCGCGATAGGGGCGGCCGTCGATGATTTTCTGCGAGGTTGCCGGGCCGATGCCGGGCAGTTTCTCGAGGTCGTCCTTGCTGGCGCTGTTGATATCGAGCTTGTCGCCGGCTTTCGCGGCCGGAACTGCCGCCGGCGATTTTGACCCGGTCGACGATTGCGCGGTCGTGCCTCCGGCCGGCGTGCCGGTGGCCTTGTCGGGCTTGCTTTGGGCTGCGACCATTGCCGTG
The DNA window shown above is from Terriglobia bacterium and carries:
- the mqnC gene encoding dehypoxanthine futalosine cyclase, with product MSLTNAQALDFFRSDDLIGLGLDADAMRRRLHPDGIVSYIIDRNINYTNFCTEYCTFCAFYRPLKGKMAAEGYILDYDTIYEKIAETVQLGGTGVLMQGGLHPDLKIDWHEGMLRGIKQRFPRVHLHCYSASEIIAIAEYSGLTIRDTIARLRDAGLDSIPGGGAEILDDEVRYRIARLKCLTGDWLNVHRTAHQLGMRTTATMMFGVGETIEHRVNHLQRLYDLQEETGGFTAFIPWSFQPKNTALGGRGWDEATAVEYLKVLAVSRLFLSNFLNVQSSWVTQGLKVCQLGLRFGGNDVGSVMIEENVVRSAGVANCTTEEELRHMIRDAGFRPVRRDTLYRTYFLN
- a CDS encoding type II toxin-antitoxin system PemK/MazF family toxin; this encodes MAKIPAEWFPRRGEVYIADMDKPRPVVVISSNSLNSFSYDVCVVPITRVRRQVYSIRPRIPAGQGGLRTDSWAKCDQVTTVERIDLHYPPAGTLSAESMGAIAEKIRTALELD
- a CDS encoding helix-hairpin-helix domain-containing protein codes for the protein MKKLWMAFLTVIVATAMVAAQSKPDKATGTPAGGTTAQSSTGSKSPAAVPAAKAGDKLDINSASKDDLEKLPGIGPATSQKIIDGRPYRAKNELVSRKIVSKSDYEKIKEQIIAHQHTAGAKKPKE